One Natronomonas moolapensis 8.8.11 genomic region harbors:
- a CDS encoding Zn-ribbon domain-containing OB-fold protein, producing MSDARNEGFDDFLDAVEEGEAYYLEGPAGDGSLPPRRIDPATGSRELTEQPLPETGEVVTHTQTHVASPGFADDAPFVVAVAEFGPVKVTGQMRDVDAEDVEIGQEVELGVDRSETNDERLVVFHPTE from the coding sequence ATGAGCGACGCGCGCAACGAGGGCTTCGACGACTTCCTCGACGCCGTCGAGGAGGGCGAGGCCTACTACCTCGAGGGACCGGCGGGCGACGGCTCCCTGCCGCCGCGACGGATCGACCCCGCGACCGGCAGCCGCGAACTGACCGAACAGCCGCTTCCCGAGACCGGCGAGGTCGTCACCCACACCCAGACCCACGTCGCCTCGCCCGGGTTCGCCGACGACGCACCGTTCGTGGTCGCCGTCGCCGAGTTCGGCCCGGTGAAGGTCACCGGTCAGATGCGCGACGTCGACGCCGAGGACGTCGAGATCGGCCAGGAAGTCGAGTTGGGCGTCGACCGCTCGGAGACGAACGACGAGCGCCTCGTCGTCTTCCACCCGACCGAGTAG
- a CDS encoding thiolase domain-containing protein yields the protein MSDVHIAGVGMTAFGASPERTARDMFAQAAGEAFDDAGIDPDAVEELFYGNFMGEFAEVQGHQGPLMADVVGVSAPSTRIDSACASSGVAVRHGVNRIRGGADVVLVGGSERMKNISTAEGTEALSAAADALWEVKAGVTFPGAYSLMANSYFDEFGGTREDLAHVAVKNHQNALENDLAQFQMAIDVDDVLEAPTVSSPFGLYDCSPMSDGASAALLVSEAFAEEHGLDTDVAITGTGQASDGLALQDRVSIPETPAAVEAGEAAYEDAGITPEDVDVAEVHDCFTIAEVLALESLGFYEPGEAITAAREGETTIDGALPVNLSGGLKAKGHPVGATGGAQISEMTKLLRGDHVNSDAVSDATVGLTHNAGGTVASCAVHVLEVVE from the coding sequence GTGAGCGACGTTCACATCGCCGGCGTCGGGATGACCGCCTTCGGTGCGTCGCCGGAGCGAACCGCCCGCGATATGTTCGCCCAGGCTGCCGGCGAAGCGTTCGACGACGCCGGTATCGACCCCGACGCCGTCGAGGAGTTGTTCTACGGCAACTTCATGGGCGAGTTCGCCGAAGTCCAGGGCCACCAGGGACCGCTGATGGCCGACGTCGTCGGCGTTTCGGCGCCGTCGACGCGGATCGATAGCGCCTGCGCCTCCAGTGGGGTCGCCGTCCGACACGGCGTCAACCGGATCCGCGGCGGCGCCGACGTGGTGCTCGTCGGCGGTTCCGAGCGGATGAAAAACATCTCCACGGCCGAAGGCACCGAGGCGCTGTCGGCCGCCGCGGACGCCCTCTGGGAAGTCAAAGCCGGTGTGACGTTCCCGGGCGCGTACTCGTTGATGGCCAACAGCTACTTCGACGAGTTCGGCGGCACGCGGGAAGACCTCGCACACGTCGCCGTCAAGAATCATCAAAACGCCCTCGAGAACGATCTGGCGCAGTTCCAGATGGCGATCGACGTCGACGACGTCCTCGAGGCGCCGACGGTGAGTTCGCCGTTCGGCCTCTACGACTGCTCGCCGATGAGCGACGGGGCAAGCGCCGCGCTGTTGGTCAGCGAGGCGTTCGCCGAGGAGCACGGTCTCGATACCGACGTGGCGATCACGGGCACCGGACAGGCCAGCGACGGTCTCGCACTCCAGGATCGGGTCTCGATCCCCGAGACCCCAGCTGCTGTCGAAGCCGGCGAAGCGGCCTACGAGGACGCGGGCATCACCCCCGAGGACGTCGACGTCGCCGAGGTCCACGACTGCTTCACCATCGCCGAGGTGCTTGCGCTCGAGTCGCTCGGCTTTTATGAACCCGGCGAGGCGATCACGGCCGCCAGGGAGGGCGAGACGACGATCGACGGGGCGTTGCCCGTGAACCTCTCGGGCGGCCTGAAGGCGAAGGGCCACCCCGTCGGCGCGACCGGCGGCGCGCAGATCTCCGAGATGACGAAACTGCTCCGCGGCGACCACGTCAACAGCGACGCCGTCTCGGACGCGACGGTCGGGCTGACTCACAATGCGGGTGGGACGGTCGCGAGTTGTGCCGTCCACGTCCTGGAGGTGGTCGAATGA
- the fabG gene encoding 3-oxoacyl-[acyl-carrier-protein] reductase — MSVEDRTCLVTGASRGIGRGIATELGEQGADVIVNYRSSEAEAHEVKEEINEGPGEAVLAQADVSDLDEVEAMYDAVTEEYGGIDVLVNNAGITVDTKFEDMTREDWDRVVDVNLGGVFNCTKVCFDDIREAEEGRLINISSVVGQQGNYGQANYATTKSGLFGFTRTIALEIASEGSTANCVAPGFVETDMLADVPERVQENILKRIPLDRFAQVDDVAGIVSFLASEDSSYMTGQVLGVNGGMEW; from the coding sequence ATGTCGGTCGAAGACAGGACCTGTTTAGTGACGGGCGCATCGAGGGGTATCGGACGCGGGATCGCAACGGAGTTGGGCGAACAGGGCGCGGACGTGATCGTCAACTACCGCTCCTCCGAGGCCGAGGCCCACGAAGTCAAAGAGGAAATCAACGAGGGCCCCGGCGAGGCGGTGCTCGCTCAGGCTGACGTCTCCGACCTCGACGAGGTCGAGGCGATGTACGACGCCGTCACCGAGGAATACGGCGGGATCGACGTGTTGGTCAACAACGCGGGCATCACCGTCGACACGAAGTTTGAGGACATGACGCGGGAGGACTGGGACCGCGTCGTGGACGTCAACCTGGGCGGCGTGTTCAACTGCACGAAGGTCTGTTTCGACGACATCCGCGAGGCCGAGGAGGGGCGGTTGATCAACATTTCGAGCGTGGTGGGTCAGCAGGGCAACTACGGGCAGGCGAACTACGCGACGACGAAGTCGGGACTGTTCGGGTTCACCCGGACGATCGCCCTGGAGATCGCGTCGGAGGGTTCGACGGCTAACTGCGTCGCCCCCGGCTTCGTCGAGACTGACATGCTCGCCGACGTGCCCGAGCGGGTCCAGGAGAACATCCTCAAGCGGATCCCGCTCGATCGGTTCGCACAGGTCGACGACGTCGCGGGGATCGTCAGCTTTCTCGCCAGCGAGGACTCGAGCTACATGACCGGACAGGTCCTCGGCGTCAACGGGGGGATGGAATGGTGA
- a CDS encoding heavy metal translocating P-type ATPase, producing MSTERLELSVPDMDCSSCAGKVDAALADAEGVHGVETRPTAGVAVVEFDPGAIDADGIVGRVEAAGYGVAGTDGMASGAAVWTSRRAYATYAGAVAMLAGFVVLWGPVADPALFDIGRETARSDVLFVLGAAVAGGPVARAGLRSARLRELDIDLLMGTAILSAMAVGYYVEAATLAVLFSLAELLEAHAMDRTRESIRELLALSPDTATVKRDGEETSVPAASVRTGEVVVVRPGERIPVDGDVLEGESAVDESPITGESVPVDKSVGDEVYAGSVAEGGYIEIEATAAGDETTLSRVVDLVESAESRRTDAERLVDRFAGYYTPVVVAGAVGTVLIPPLFFGGAWGTWFVRGLTLLVVACPCAFVISTPVTVVSGLTSAARNGVLIKGGDHLERMGEVDTVAFDKTGTLTTGDLAVTDVVPAAGHDAADVLATAAGVERHSEHPIGAAIVERAREAGVDRPEASDFESLTGRGVRADLGGTRYVGKPELFAELGHDLGHTHLRTDGGAAAAEADGAAVGDPACERPGCVDLRAGTIAGLQSDGKTAVLVGTETELYGVVAVADTVRPEARAVVAALADAGVQTVMLTGDNERTARAVGDAVGIGTVHADLLPEAKLDAIEGLIEDGTVAMVGDGINDAPALARADVGVAMGAAGTDAALETADIALMADDLGGVPYSLRLARGANDIIKQNIGASLAVKAILAVGAPLGYVSVIVAVLVGDMGMSLGVTSNAFRLGRVDPAEYGLEGDEARID from the coding sequence ATGAGCACGGAACGCCTCGAACTGTCGGTGCCCGACATGGACTGTTCGTCCTGTGCGGGGAAAGTCGACGCCGCCCTGGCTGACGCCGAGGGGGTCCACGGGGTCGAGACGCGGCCGACGGCCGGCGTCGCGGTCGTCGAGTTCGACCCCGGGGCGATCGACGCGGACGGGATCGTCGGCCGCGTCGAGGCCGCGGGCTACGGCGTGGCCGGGACCGACGGGATGGCCTCCGGGGCGGCCGTCTGGACTAGCCGTCGGGCCTACGCCACCTACGCCGGCGCGGTCGCGATGCTCGCCGGATTCGTCGTCCTCTGGGGCCCCGTGGCCGACCCGGCCCTCTTCGATATCGGCCGGGAGACGGCCCGCAGCGACGTCCTGTTCGTCCTCGGGGCCGCCGTCGCCGGCGGCCCGGTCGCCCGCGCGGGGCTCCGGTCGGCGCGCCTCCGGGAGCTCGACATCGATCTCCTGATGGGGACGGCGATCCTCTCGGCGATGGCCGTCGGTTACTACGTCGAGGCGGCGACACTCGCGGTGCTTTTCAGCCTCGCGGAGCTGCTCGAAGCACACGCGATGGATCGGACCCGCGAGTCGATCCGGGAACTGCTCGCGCTCTCGCCCGACACGGCGACGGTCAAACGGGATGGCGAGGAGACGTCGGTTCCCGCCGCGAGCGTCCGAACGGGCGAGGTCGTCGTCGTCCGCCCGGGCGAGCGGATCCCCGTCGACGGCGATGTCCTCGAGGGCGAATCAGCGGTCGACGAGTCCCCGATCACCGGCGAGTCGGTCCCCGTCGACAAGAGCGTCGGCGACGAAGTGTACGCCGGCAGCGTCGCCGAGGGTGGTTACATCGAGATCGAGGCGACCGCCGCGGGCGACGAGACGACACTGTCTCGGGTGGTCGACCTCGTCGAGAGCGCCGAGTCCAGGCGGACAGACGCCGAACGACTGGTCGATCGCTTTGCGGGCTATTACACCCCGGTCGTCGTCGCCGGCGCGGTGGGGACCGTTTTGATCCCACCGTTGTTCTTCGGCGGCGCGTGGGGCACGTGGTTCGTCCGGGGGCTGACGCTGCTCGTCGTCGCCTGCCCCTGTGCGTTCGTCATCTCGACGCCGGTCACGGTCGTCTCGGGGCTGACGAGCGCGGCCCGCAACGGCGTCCTGATAAAGGGTGGCGACCACCTCGAGCGGATGGGCGAGGTCGACACCGTCGCCTTCGACAAGACGGGGACGCTGACGACCGGCGACCTCGCCGTGACCGACGTGGTGCCGGCGGCCGGCCACGACGCGGCCGACGTCCTCGCGACCGCCGCCGGCGTCGAGCGCCACAGCGAGCACCCCATAGGGGCTGCCATCGTCGAACGCGCCCGCGAGGCCGGCGTCGACCGCCCCGAGGCCAGCGACTTCGAGAGCCTCACCGGACGGGGGGTCCGTGCCGACCTCGGCGGGACGCGCTACGTCGGCAAGCCCGAGTTGTTCGCCGAGTTGGGCCACGACCTCGGGCACACGCACCTGCGGACCGACGGCGGGGCGGCCGCGGCCGAAGCCGACGGGGCGGCCGTCGGCGACCCGGCCTGCGAGCGCCCCGGTTGCGTCGATCTCCGGGCCGGCACCATCGCCGGGTTGCAGTCCGACGGCAAGACGGCCGTCCTCGTCGGCACCGAGACCGAACTGTACGGCGTCGTCGCCGTCGCCGACACCGTCCGTCCCGAGGCACGGGCGGTCGTCGCCGCGCTCGCCGACGCCGGCGTCCAGACGGTGATGCTCACCGGCGACAACGAGCGGACCGCCCGGGCCGTCGGCGACGCCGTCGGGATCGGGACGGTCCACGCGGACCTCCTGCCCGAGGCGAAACTCGACGCGATCGAGGGGCTCATCGAGGACGGCACCGTCGCGATGGTCGGCGACGGTATCAACGACGCCCCCGCGTTGGCCCGCGCCGACGTCGGGGTCGCGATGGGTGCCGCCGGCACCGACGCGGCGCTGGAGACGGCCGACATCGCGCTCATGGCCGACGACCTGGGTGGCGTCCCCTACAGCCTCCGGTTGGCCCGCGGTGCCAACGACATCATCAAACAGAACATCGGCGCGAGCCTCGCCGTGAAGGCGATTCTCGCCGTCGGCGCGCCGCTGGGCTACGTCTCGGTCATCGTCGCCGTCCTCGTCGGCGACATGGGGATGAGCCTCGGCGTGACGTCGAACGCGTTCCGCCTCGGCCGGGTCGATCCCGCGGAGTACGGCCTCGAGGGAGACGAAGCGCGGATCGACTGA
- a CDS encoding pyridoxamine 5'-phosphate oxidase family protein — protein MDTQSDAPMERAAGPTLYLESGSLDPARAFCTDVFDGGDVGEYRVVQLVASQSFESVSDELNARLEHIDDPSEAAVIITTPQDDDESTATRVGEETPLYGFRVSPQDLTGISIAFSRILEKWEQAEGSVRICLRDVESLLPYHDTELLYRFLNTVLATLQGAGADVHMHLRPDATDDRTLRMFSSLFDRVFEADGASRETEPKRDGTEAAGEPSDAEDASSETEPGGDSFGAEEPDDIKEADEDADDVIPVTMDDDEIASFLTAEGHGVLAFGGESPYAIPMSYGYDPDERAVYVHISEFEGSQKAARLDGPTPVSLVVSRYEGPDRWRSVVVDGTLSELSEADVERRDVFENFKHGSLASVDVFNRPLSDISFEWYVLDPSAISGRQGVRSR, from the coding sequence ATGGACACACAGAGCGACGCGCCGATGGAGCGTGCCGCCGGGCCGACGCTGTATCTCGAATCGGGGTCACTCGACCCAGCAAGGGCGTTCTGCACCGACGTCTTCGACGGGGGCGATGTGGGCGAGTACCGGGTCGTCCAGTTGGTCGCCTCCCAGTCGTTCGAGTCGGTCAGCGACGAACTGAACGCCCGCCTCGAACACATCGACGACCCCTCGGAGGCGGCCGTGATCATCACGACGCCGCAGGACGACGACGAGTCGACAGCTACGCGGGTTGGCGAGGAGACGCCGCTGTATGGGTTTCGGGTGAGCCCACAGGACCTGACGGGGATCTCGATCGCGTTCTCGCGGATACTGGAAAAGTGGGAACAAGCGGAGGGGTCGGTCAGGATCTGCCTCCGGGACGTCGAGTCGCTGTTGCCGTACCACGACACGGAGCTTTTGTATCGGTTTTTGAATACCGTGTTGGCGACGCTTCAGGGCGCCGGGGCCGACGTGCATATGCACCTGCGGCCGGACGCGACGGACGACCGGACACTGCGGATGTTCTCGTCGCTCTTCGATCGTGTCTTCGAAGCCGATGGGGCGTCCCGAGAGACCGAACCGAAGCGAGACGGGACGGAGGCGGCGGGAGAGCCGTCGGACGCAGAGGACGCGTCATCGGAGACGGAGCCCGGGGGCGATTCGTTCGGCGCCGAAGAACCCGACGATATCAAAGAAGCCGACGAGGACGCGGACGACGTCATCCCCGTCACGATGGACGACGACGAAATCGCGTCGTTTCTGACAGCAGAGGGACACGGGGTGTTGGCGTTCGGTGGCGAGTCGCCCTACGCGATCCCGATGTCCTACGGATACGACCCGGACGAGCGGGCGGTGTACGTCCACATCTCCGAGTTCGAGGGGAGCCAGAAGGCGGCTCGACTGGACGGACCGACGCCCGTCTCGCTCGTCGTGTCCCGATACGAGGGGCCGGACCGGTGGCGAAGCGTCGTCGTCGACGGGACCCTCTCGGAGCTGTCGGAGGCGGACGTCGAGCGCCGGGACGTCTTCGAGAATTTCAAACACGGGAGCCTCGCGTCGGTCGACGTGTTCAACCGCCCGCTGTCCGACATCTCCTTCGAGTGGTACGTACTCGACCCCTCCGCAATCAGCGGGCGCCAGGGCGTGCGCTCGAGGTGA
- the rnhB gene encoding ribonuclease HII: MQFGVDEAGKGPVLGSMFAAAVRAPRDALPDGIDDSKRLSASRREALANRLRGDDRVGIGLAEITPERIDAGNMNTLTVAAHVEAADAVVEAGDAGLCDAGDVDAGRFAARVEDGLGADATIDAAHGADASDSLVGAASVLAKSARERHVASLADRFGEVGSGYPSDPTTRSFLRRYVEEHGAFPPPTRRSWSTCETIRAATEQSGLGDF, translated from the coding sequence ATGCAGTTCGGCGTCGACGAGGCTGGAAAAGGCCCCGTGCTGGGCTCGATGTTCGCGGCGGCGGTTCGGGCTCCTAGGGACGCGTTACCAGACGGTATCGACGACTCGAAGCGGCTCTCGGCATCCCGTCGTGAGGCGCTCGCTAACCGGCTTCGAGGGGACGACCGCGTCGGTATCGGACTCGCGGAGATCACACCGGAGCGTATCGATGCGGGCAATATGAACACCCTCACGGTAGCGGCGCACGTCGAGGCGGCCGACGCCGTCGTGGAGGCCGGTGATGCGGGACTCTGTGACGCCGGCGACGTCGACGCCGGACGGTTCGCCGCGCGCGTCGAGGACGGCCTCGGCGCCGACGCGACGATCGACGCCGCCCACGGCGCGGACGCGTCGGACTCCCTCGTCGGGGCCGCAAGCGTCCTTGCCAAGAGTGCCCGAGAGCGACACGTCGCCTCGCTCGCCGACCGCTTCGGTGAAGTCGGCAGCGGCTACCCCAGCGATCCCACGACCCGATCGTTTCTCCGCCGGTACGTCGAGGAACACGGGGCGTTCCCGCCGCCGACCCGGCGCTCGTGGTCGACGTGCGAGACGATCCGGGCGGCGACGGAACAGTCCGGTCTCGGGGACTTCTAG
- the cofH gene encoding 7,8-didemethyl-8-hydroxy-5-deazariboflavin synthase subunit CofH has protein sequence MDAFEASANVPRGDFEFDCRPETEQSFENALEKARSGARLDVDDAIELLTTGTDAAGIDPRRKDRVLEAADRRRAEVIGEEVTFVANLNNNVTTACDVGCLFCNFKDAAARFEADHDGDTDGFTKTPAESRTIVEDALDRGIYEVCSVSGLHPALALDDEHHEILAGRDGEHSYKPPAVYDTDPGTYVDQIEAMNVDGVHVHSTTPEEAYHARRGTDWSYEDVFGRLRAAGLDSVPGTAAEILVDEVREVICPGKIDTEEWVEAMTAAASVGLDTTATIMYGHVENEAHRARHLDRIRDLQDRTGAITEFVPLSFVHHETPLHERGLVEAGATAHEDELMIAVSRLYLDNVEHIQSSWVKYGDAQGLKMLTCGADDFMGTILSEEITKRAGGDYGEFRSVREYADMIASIGRIPVERSTDYEKRRRIDPDAGTLGPTLGPRADGTPLL, from the coding sequence ATGGACGCGTTCGAGGCGTCGGCGAACGTCCCCCGCGGGGACTTCGAGTTCGACTGTCGGCCCGAAACCGAACAGTCGTTCGAGAACGCCCTCGAGAAGGCCCGATCGGGGGCGCGACTCGACGTCGACGACGCGATCGAGTTGTTGACGACGGGGACGGACGCCGCCGGAATCGATCCTCGCCGGAAGGATCGAGTCCTTGAGGCCGCCGACAGGCGTCGGGCGGAGGTCATCGGCGAGGAGGTTACCTTCGTCGCCAACCTCAATAACAACGTCACGACCGCCTGCGACGTGGGTTGTCTGTTCTGTAATTTCAAGGACGCTGCGGCGCGCTTCGAGGCCGACCACGACGGCGACACCGACGGGTTCACCAAGACGCCAGCGGAGTCGCGGACGATCGTCGAGGACGCCCTCGATCGGGGTATCTACGAGGTGTGTTCGGTCTCGGGGCTGCACCCGGCGCTCGCGCTCGACGACGAGCACCACGAGATACTCGCCGGGCGCGACGGCGAGCACAGCTACAAGCCGCCAGCAGTCTACGACACCGATCCCGGGACGTACGTCGACCAGATCGAGGCGATGAACGTCGACGGCGTCCACGTCCACTCGACGACACCGGAGGAGGCGTATCACGCCCGCCGGGGGACCGACTGGAGCTACGAGGACGTGTTCGGACGGCTCCGGGCAGCCGGCCTCGATTCGGTGCCCGGCACCGCTGCCGAGATCCTCGTCGACGAGGTCAGGGAAGTGATCTGTCCCGGCAAGATCGACACAGAAGAGTGGGTCGAGGCGATGACCGCCGCCGCTTCGGTCGGCCTCGACACCACGGCGACGATCATGTACGGCCACGTCGAGAACGAGGCCCACCGGGCGCGTCACCTCGATCGGATCCGCGACCTCCAGGACCGAACCGGCGCGATCACCGAGTTCGTTCCGCTCTCGTTTGTCCACCACGAGACGCCACTACACGAGCGGGGGTTAGTCGAAGCGGGCGCGACGGCCCACGAGGACGAGTTGATGATCGCCGTCTCGCGGCTGTATCTCGACAACGTCGAGCATATCCAGTCGTCGTGGGTGAAGTACGGCGACGCTCAGGGGCTGAAGATGCTCACCTGCGGCGCGGACGACTTCATGGGGACGATCCTCTCCGAGGAGATCACAAAACGGGCCGGCGGCGACTACGGCGAGTTCCGATCGGTTCGGGAGTACGCCGACATGATCGCCTCGATCGGCCGGATACCAGTCGAGCGCTCGACCGACTACGAGAAGCGTCGGCGGATCGACCCCGACGCGGGGACGCTCGGGCCGACCCTCGGGCCGCGGGCGGACGGCACGCCGCTTTTATAA
- a CDS encoding DUF790 family protein, translating to MLTKDLLRVSRAGGGYRPRFTAPADEALAARVLGVYQGHVGERRRDLDSALAELERAADDFKLVRGFAKLLEREATFEVRSPLDPRRARTAAFEAAESVGVVSEAEREAALAAAAERTGATPDSVEASLFADRDVEAVLAAVETDYGPGSLCEQYDLSLAQTALFDATAVRIRTSDPKALVSALKRLRLLYEIRRTDSGRVVIVTGPDALFTRSRRYGTRFARLLRTVTKAAEWDLKATIDDRGTERSLELDGTDLRPPDTDPVAEPTFDSGVESDFYARFDALDLDWRLLREPEPLASGEHVVIPDFAFEWRYGGFRVFFEIMGFWTPEYVEKKLSRFADLEDVAFLVAYDESLGVGEAIEATGQRAISYSGTVRLADVRDALRPYEADLRAESAASLPDSLTPAADVTTIGALAEAHGVPERAIEDASFPGHERVGRTLVRPGVLEAVADDVEAGMTLDAVESVLDGYGIEATGAVLSRLGYRIEWEGLGGGTVRQKA from the coding sequence ATGCTCACGAAGGACCTGCTCCGCGTCTCGCGGGCCGGCGGCGGCTACCGGCCGCGATTCACCGCCCCGGCGGACGAGGCCCTCGCGGCGCGGGTCCTCGGCGTGTATCAGGGCCACGTCGGCGAGCGACGCCGCGACCTCGATTCGGCGCTCGCGGAACTCGAGCGAGCGGCCGACGACTTCAAACTCGTCCGTGGGTTCGCGAAGCTGCTGGAGCGAGAAGCGACCTTCGAGGTCCGTTCGCCACTCGACCCGCGCCGGGCGCGGACGGCCGCCTTCGAGGCCGCCGAGTCGGTCGGCGTGGTGAGCGAGGCCGAGCGCGAGGCCGCGCTCGCGGCGGCCGCCGAGCGGACGGGCGCGACCCCAGACTCGGTCGAGGCGTCGCTGTTCGCCGACCGCGACGTCGAGGCGGTCCTCGCGGCGGTCGAAACCGATTACGGCCCCGGCTCGCTGTGCGAGCAGTACGACCTCTCGCTCGCTCAGACGGCGCTGTTCGACGCCACGGCGGTTCGGATCCGGACCTCGGATCCGAAGGCGCTCGTCTCGGCGCTCAAGCGGCTCCGGCTGTTGTACGAGATCCGACGGACCGATTCGGGCCGAGTCGTGATCGTCACCGGGCCGGACGCGCTGTTCACGCGCTCGCGGCGCTACGGGACGCGCTTTGCGCGGCTCTTGCGGACGGTGACGAAGGCCGCCGAGTGGGATCTGAAGGCGACGATCGACGACCGCGGGACCGAACGCTCCCTCGAACTCGACGGGACGGATCTCCGACCCCCCGACACCGACCCCGTCGCCGAGCCGACCTTCGACAGCGGCGTCGAGTCGGACTTCTACGCCCGCTTCGACGCGCTGGACCTCGACTGGCGGCTCCTGCGCGAGCCCGAGCCGCTGGCGTCGGGCGAGCACGTCGTCATCCCGGATTTCGCCTTCGAGTGGCGCTACGGCGGCTTCCGGGTCTTCTTCGAGATTATGGGGTTTTGGACGCCGGAGTACGTCGAAAAGAAGCTCTCGCGGTTCGCCGACCTGGAGGACGTCGCCTTCCTCGTCGCCTACGACGAGTCACTCGGCGTCGGCGAGGCGATCGAGGCGACGGGCCAGCGAGCGATCTCCTACTCGGGGACCGTCCGCCTCGCCGACGTCCGCGACGCCCTCCGGCCTTACGAGGCCGATCTCCGGGCCGAGAGCGCCGCGTCGCTGCCCGACTCGCTGACCCCGGCGGCCGACGTGACGACGATCGGCGCGCTCGCCGAGGCCCACGGCGTTCCCGAACGCGCGATCGAGGACGCCTCGTTCCCCGGACACGAGCGCGTGGGGCGAACGCTGGTGCGGCCCGGGGTCCTCGAGGCGGTGGCGGACGACGTCGAGGCCGGGATGACCCTCGACGCCGTCGAGAGTGTCCTCGACGGGTACGGGATCGAGGCGACGGGGGCGGTCCTCTCGCGGCTCGGCTACCGGATCGAGTGGGAGGGCCTCGGCGGCGGCACCGTCCGTCAGAAGGCGTGA
- a CDS encoding endonuclease III domain-containing protein, with protein MDDEPVENISGGDSGGSVEADFDPARSGTRAEAVVDRLGGMYWQKRYGGRDGFVCLVRTILSQNTTDVASQPAHDALMERYGGGDLAANLADAARPELAETISSAGLYNQKSKRIIDIAERVLAEYGDTAGFDRFVREEPPSEVRETLLEMNGVGPKTADCVLLFAGGRGGVFPVDTHVHRIARRLGIAPADADHEAVRDALETAVPEEKCGFGHTAMIQFGREYCTARTPACLEDPDACPMADVCEQVGVYPETGETVDPADAPEAEGAE; from the coding sequence ATGGACGACGAACCGGTCGAGAACATCTCCGGCGGCGATTCCGGGGGCAGCGTCGAGGCCGACTTCGATCCCGCGCGTTCGGGGACCCGCGCCGAGGCCGTCGTCGACCGACTCGGCGGGATGTACTGGCAGAAGCGCTACGGCGGCCGCGACGGCTTCGTGTGTCTCGTCCGGACGATCCTCAGCCAGAACACCACCGACGTGGCGAGCCAACCGGCCCACGACGCGTTGATGGAGCGCTACGGCGGCGGGGATCTCGCTGCGAATCTGGCCGACGCCGCCCGCCCCGAGTTGGCCGAGACTATCTCCTCGGCGGGGCTATACAACCAGAAATCGAAGCGCATCATCGACATCGCCGAACGGGTTCTGGCGGAGTACGGCGACACGGCGGGCTTCGATCGCTTCGTCAGGGAGGAGCCGCCCTCAGAGGTCAGAGAAACCCTCCTCGAGATGAACGGCGTCGGGCCGAAGACCGCCGACTGCGTCCTGCTGTTCGCCGGGGGGCGCGGCGGCGTCTTTCCCGTCGACACGCACGTCCACCGCATCGCCCGGCGGTTGGGGATCGCGCCCGCCGACGCCGATCACGAGGCCGTCCGGGACGCCCTCGAAACCGCCGTCCCCGAAGAGAAGTGCGGCTTCGGCCACACCGCGATGATCCAGTTCGGCCGGGAGTACTGCACGGCCCGAACGCCGGCGTGTCTGGAGGATCCCGACGCCTGCCCGATGGCGGACGTCTGCGAGCAGGTCGGCGTCTACCCCGAGACGGGGGAGACCGTCGACCCCGCGGACGCGCCCGAAGCCGAGGGGGCGGAGTGA
- a CDS encoding DUF371 domain-containing protein translates to MKQRVRARGHEHVTAEHASTLELTSDDWLTPAGDCILAVEATAVPSEFDAAFVEACRSTDAAITATLRVGDHEQAVEGTGHPALTFESDRSMVVRTSDYVDDRTVMVGADTAAADVDREIVSALAAGEDLECVLAVDT, encoded by the coding sequence ATGAAACAGCGCGTCCGGGCACGCGGACACGAACACGTCACCGCCGAGCACGCGAGCACCCTCGAGTTGACCAGCGACGACTGGCTGACGCCCGCCGGGGACTGCATCCTCGCAGTCGAGGCGACCGCGGTCCCCTCGGAGTTCGACGCGGCGTTCGTCGAGGCCTGCCGATCCACGGACGCGGCGATCACCGCGACGCTGCGCGTCGGCGACCACGAACAGGCTGTCGAGGGAACGGGCCACCCTGCGTTGACGTTCGAAAGCGATCGGAGCATGGTCGTCCGGACCAGCGACTACGTCGACGACCGGACGGTGATGGTCGGGGCCGACACCGCCGCGGCCGACGTCGACCGAGAGATCGTATCGGCCCTCGCGGCGGGCGAGGACCTCGAGTGCGTCCTCGCGGTCGACACCTGA